Proteins from one Thermococcus sp. M36 genomic window:
- a CDS encoding RDD family protein yields the protein MEVEYQGVFRRTLAYIVDSIVLFSLFGTAHFLIFGTWVRHPPDMKGLLTTHPVCLLYLGLYLGYFTVLEGTMGFTIGKRVLGIMVQKENGEPCGMREALIRNLLRAVDGIASYLVGVLLIATSRKKQRFGDIVAKTVVVKGDWENKPNIWRSLMCHMKNWKS from the coding sequence ATGGAAGTTGAATACCAGGGGGTATTTAGAAGGACGCTCGCATATATAGTGGACAGCATTGTCCTGTTCTCACTTTTTGGGACGGCGCACTTTCTCATCTTCGGCACCTGGGTAAGGCATCCGCCAGATATGAAAGGACTGCTAACGACGCATCCCGTCTGCCTGCTCTATCTGGGGTTGTATCTGGGCTACTTCACGGTGCTTGAAGGAACAATGGGCTTCACGATAGGGAAGCGAGTGCTGGGGATTATGGTGCAGAAAGAAAACGGTGAGCCCTGTGGCATGCGTGAAGCGCTCATAAGAAACCTCCTCCGGGCGGTGGACGGGATTGCTTCATATCTAGTTGGAGTCCTGCTCATCGCAACATCAAGGAAGAAGCAGCGGTTTGGGGACATAGTTGCCAAAACTGTCGTTGTAAAAGGTGATTGGGAAAATAAACCGAACATCTGGAGGTCGTTAATGTGCCATATGAAAAACTGGAAATCATGA
- a CDS encoding SDR family oxidoreductase yields the protein MPYEKLEIMSLSKGELSGKVALITGAGRGIGKELARALGWLGAYVIIAEISESGAEVEELIRSEGGKALYIRTDVSDEGSIKELAERVFEEFDGVDILVHNAAVVKTGSILNASIDDWDTSWKVNVRGAVLLTKAFLPGMMKRGEGTIVAMTSEEGMPYVAAYSSSKAALSSFGLSLAAELGEDSGVSVFVFAPGMVDTPGIRSAARELAPLYGMTYDEFINQPLNPGYDGPMPAEDCAAGLAYCIVHAENYHGQVADPFHPLAGAGLLELPNQSETVANAEAVAPRDDTPGRKTVLELARELKEIMEDVEKETNELNRFARMWVKRIFKQRTGMGIKEWLSAVDDPILELQELEMGARASDGTKIEQIGAKLPWMTEHLERLANNFKQNMEDVKVFIKDPEALLARHDRIVVFERQEQCYDEKKTAHYKQRACHRSYCIQ from the coding sequence GTGCCATATGAAAAACTGGAAATCATGAGTCTGTCTAAGGGCGAGCTCTCCGGAAAGGTTGCGCTCATCACGGGTGCAGGGCGCGGTATCGGTAAGGAGCTCGCAAGAGCTTTGGGATGGCTTGGTGCATATGTTATTATTGCCGAGATTTCCGAATCGGGAGCTGAGGTTGAAGAGCTGATCCGTTCGGAGGGTGGCAAAGCGCTGTACATAAGAACCGACGTTTCCGATGAGGGGAGCATCAAGGAACTCGCAGAGAGAGTTTTTGAAGAGTTCGACGGGGTAGACATCCTGGTTCACAATGCCGCTGTAGTGAAGACCGGTTCAATACTGAATGCATCCATCGATGATTGGGACACCTCGTGGAAAGTTAACGTTAGGGGTGCAGTTCTGCTAACAAAGGCCTTTTTACCCGGTATGATGAAAAGAGGAGAGGGAACCATTGTAGCAATGACTTCTGAGGAAGGAATGCCTTACGTAGCGGCATATTCATCATCCAAAGCTGCCCTAAGTTCATTTGGGCTCTCCTTAGCTGCCGAACTGGGTGAAGACTCTGGCGTGTCCGTCTTCGTCTTTGCTCCGGGAATGGTGGATACGCCCGGGATAAGGAGCGCCGCCCGTGAGCTGGCTCCCCTCTACGGCATGACATATGATGAGTTCATCAACCAACCCCTAAACCCCGGCTATGACGGCCCCATGCCCGCCGAGGACTGTGCGGCGGGTCTCGCTTACTGCATCGTTCACGCGGAAAACTATCACGGGCAGGTGGCCGACCCATTCCATCCTCTCGCCGGTGCGGGTCTACTGGAACTCCCCAACCAATCGGAAACTGTGGCCAACGCAGAGGCCGTTGCTCCGAGGGATGATACACCAGGCAGAAAAACGGTACTTGAACTAGCCCGGGAGCTGAAGGAAATCATGGAAGATGTGGAAAAAGAGACTAATGAACTCAACAGATTCGCAAGGATGTGGGTCAAGAGGATATTCAAGCAAAGAACCGGGATGGGCATCAAAGAGTGGCTCAGTGCGGTTGACGACCCGATATTGGAACTTCAGGAGCTGGAGATGGGAGCAAGAGCGAGCGATGGAACAAAGATAGAGCAAATTGGTGCAAAACTTCCATGGATGACGGAACACCTTGAAAGGTTGGCGAACAACTTCAAGCAAAACATGGAGGACGTAAAAGTATTCATCAAAGACCCCGAGGCCTTGCTAGCAAGACACGACCGGATAGTCGTATTTGAGCGACAAGAGCAGTGTTATGACGAGAAAAAAACTGCACATTATAAACAGAGGGCATGTCACAGGAGCTACTGCATACAATGA
- a CDS encoding nucleotidyltransferase domain-containing protein gives MEIFLKEWKEKDFVEAALLTGSHATGMETVHSDVDVYIILSEDVRWRERGNKVIDGVLIEYFANPPRQIKHYFEKEHEEGSRCTARIVAIGKVLFDKTGITEELKKEALEYMRKPFERPDGVWVEIAKYGLWDHLDSVKDAKERNDPSFSHLYHIAINETLRIYSKFLCVEGPPASKAYRLFTEEGFRKAYLFEPFPDERFVELFLKAMRNEEVEALEELISHVFEKMGGFDIDGWRLRTKTEV, from the coding sequence TTGGAAATTTTTCTTAAAGAATGGAAGGAGAAAGACTTTGTTGAGGCTGCTCTGCTCACGGGGAGCCATGCAACGGGTATGGAAACAGTGCACTCGGACGTTGATGTCTACATCATCCTCTCAGAGGATGTCAGGTGGCGCGAGAGGGGAAACAAGGTTATCGACGGTGTTTTAATAGAATACTTCGCAAACCCGCCCCGGCAGATTAAACACTACTTCGAAAAGGAACATGAGGAGGGCAGCAGGTGCACGGCAAGGATAGTGGCAATCGGAAAGGTGCTCTTCGATAAAACCGGCATCACAGAGGAGCTCAAAAAAGAGGCCTTGGAGTACATGAGAAAGCCCTTTGAGAGGCCAGATGGCGTTTGGGTCGAGATTGCAAAGTACGGCCTATGGGACCACCTCGACAGCGTAAAGGACGCGAAGGAGAGGAACGACCCGAGCTTTTCCCATCTGTACCATATTGCCATCAACGAGACCCTTAGAATTTACTCAAAATTCCTCTGCGTGGAAGGTCCTCCGGCGAGCAAGGCCTACCGCCTGTTCACCGAAGAAGGATTTAGAAAGGCATACCTCTTCGAGCCGTTCCCCGATGAGAGGTTTGTTGAACTGTTCCTGAAGGCAATGAGGAATGAGGAAGTTGAAGCGCTTGAGGAGCTCATCTCCCATGTCTTTGAAAAGATGGGAGGGTTTGATATCGACGGCTGGCGTTTAAGGACAAAAACGGAGGTTTAA
- a CDS encoding DUF3795 domain-containing protein, with product MGLKVCDFYECCVLDKGLEHCGQCGEIPCDRFWKNKAPTLTEEEHRRIVEERVALLEGLAQNMSDTYFAKY from the coding sequence GTGGGGCTCAAGGTATGCGATTTTTATGAGTGCTGCGTGCTCGATAAAGGGCTGGAGCACTGCGGGCAGTGCGGGGAAATTCCATGCGACAGGTTCTGGAAGAACAAGGCCCCCACATTGACGGAAGAAGAGCACAGGAGAATAGTGGAGGAGAGGGTCGCTCTACTTGAAGGGTTGGCGCAAAACATGTCTGACACATATTTTGCTAAGTATTGA
- a CDS encoding MBL fold metallo-hydrolase — MEVIILGSGVYSGTPKPLCNCENCSKARKFPLYRRTRFSIYISKLRALIDPSPDLHYHLEHLNEKIEHVFITHAHFDHIGGLPELQIFKHIRLYGHPKTLEVAKYLQKLFVGESRWNWEYFPLEFNRWYDFGFRVYHFKVVHQPIEVAGGFIVQIGGKKIVITGDTGPEILTDGRTLGEMRGADLLVADLTHKSSIPKAHLGVDDAVKLARMVGAKKAVFAHISHTNYTHEELEEMVKPYMVARDFMHVRI; from the coding sequence ATGGAGGTTATTATATTGGGGTCTGGTGTTTATAGCGGCACTCCTAAACCGCTATGCAACTGCGAGAACTGTTCTAAAGCCAGGAAGTTTCCATTATACCGGAGAACGCGCTTCTCAATCTACATTTCCAAACTTAGGGCACTAATAGATCCCTCACCAGACCTGCACTACCATTTAGAACACTTGAACGAAAAAATCGAGCATGTTTTCATTACCCACGCCCACTTTGACCACATAGGTGGGCTTCCGGAACTTCAGATTTTTAAGCACATTAGGCTTTACGGGCATCCTAAAACCCTCGAGGTGGCTAAATACTTGCAAAAGCTCTTTGTCGGGGAGAGCAGGTGGAACTGGGAGTACTTTCCGCTGGAATTCAACAGGTGGTATGATTTTGGCTTTAGGGTCTACCATTTTAAAGTTGTTCATCAGCCAATAGAAGTAGCAGGAGGGTTTATAGTTCAAATTGGGGGCAAAAAGATTGTGATTACCGGCGACACCGGGCCGGAAATCCTCACTGATGGCAGGACACTGGGCGAGATGAGAGGCGCCGACCTACTCGTGGCGGATTTGACCCATAAGAGTTCAATCCCGAAGGCTCATCTTGGGGTTGATGACGCTGTGAAGCTGGCCCGGATGGTCGGGGCAAAGAAGGCGGTTTTTGCCCACATAAGCCACACGAACTACACGCACGAGGAGCTCGAGGAGATGGTGAAGCCGTACATGGTGGCGAGGGACTTTATGCACGTCCGGATTTAA
- a CDS encoding secondary thiamine-phosphate synthase enzyme YjbQ encodes MKVITRELRFQTKGEIDLIDITREVERIVEESGIENGQVLVFVPGATGAIVTIEHEFGLLEDFKRALRELIPKSAGYLHDRIDDNAHSHLRATLLGASECFPVIDGRLIRGTWQQIFFVELDVRPRHRRVVVQVVGE; translated from the coding sequence ATGAAGGTCATAACGAGGGAACTCAGGTTTCAAACGAAGGGAGAGATTGACCTGATTGATATAACCCGTGAGGTTGAGAGGATCGTCGAGGAGTCGGGAATAGAAAACGGACAGGTTCTGGTCTTCGTGCCCGGTGCCACCGGTGCGATAGTCACGATAGAGCATGAGTTCGGCCTGCTCGAAGACTTCAAGCGCGCTTTGAGGGAGCTCATCCCCAAAAGCGCCGGCTACCTCCACGACAGGATTGACGACAACGCCCACAGTCACCTGAGGGCCACTCTGCTGGGCGCGAGCGAGTGCTTCCCGGTTATAGATGGTCGCCTTATAAGGGGAACGTGGCAGCAGATTTTCTTCGTGGAGCTGGACGTCAGGCCGAGGCACAGGAGAGTCGTGGTGCAGGTTGTGGGGGAGTGA
- a CDS encoding VanZ family protein — protein MKKLNDIFLMVYLVFLLLLNLFPRVPVSPVENGDKLVHLLMFFLLGLIGSGRWLYLLPLPFLTEFLQLLVPGRTFSFMDMAANLIGFLAGVLLGWWHEGHNEGTQVSNEGRD, from the coding sequence TTGAAAAAGCTGAATGATATCTTTTTAATGGTCTATCTGGTTTTTCTACTGCTCTTGAACCTTTTTCCGAGGGTTCCGGTCTCTCCTGTGGAGAACGGGGACAAACTGGTTCACCTATTGATGTTTTTTCTTCTGGGGCTCATCGGCTCCGGCCGCTGGCTTTACCTCCTTCCGCTCCCCTTTCTCACCGAGTTTCTCCAGCTCTTGGTTCCCGGGAGGACGTTCTCCTTCATGGACATGGCCGCAAACCTAATAGGTTTCTTAGCCGGAGTCCTGCTCGGGTGGTGGCATGAAGGTCATAACGAGGGAACTCAGGTTTCAAACGAAGGGAGAGATTGA
- a CDS encoding thiamine-phosphate synthase family protein gives MRTPSVYIAEELMPYLRARVAENLYREGMKQSQIAEYLGITQAMVSKYLSGRYKRPPAEVAAKLDSIADEIVKVILFGGNRSEVIVLTARRLFELFQSGFLCRFYADYSGVSEDACRSMFSVQRDRGEVLEVLNLALGELTRLEGFPSLIPEVRSNFAYALSSPRGPEDVAAVPGRITTARGRMFALPPEFGASSFTAGILVEVGRIRPEIRSVLNIRYGGDIEEVLESVGFKVARVKTGGLSEEEAVKAIAAVFESGTYDTVVDEGGLGVEPLTYIFGRDPFEVVDKLRRLVRALEKAE, from the coding sequence ATGAGGACGCCGAGCGTTTACATCGCCGAGGAGCTGATGCCCTATCTGCGTGCACGGGTGGCAGAGAACCTCTACCGTGAAGGTATGAAGCAGTCGCAGATAGCCGAGTACCTCGGCATAACCCAGGCTATGGTGAGCAAGTATCTCTCCGGCAGGTACAAGAGGCCTCCTGCTGAAGTTGCCGCAAAGCTCGATTCAATAGCGGACGAGATAGTTAAGGTTATCCTTTTCGGGGGAAATAGGTCAGAGGTCATAGTCCTCACTGCGAGGCGCCTTTTCGAGCTCTTCCAGAGTGGCTTTCTGTGCAGGTTCTACGCGGATTATTCCGGTGTGAGTGAAGATGCCTGCCGCTCGATGTTCTCGGTTCAGCGCGACAGGGGCGAGGTTCTTGAGGTTCTCAACCTGGCCCTTGGGGAGCTTACGAGGCTTGAAGGCTTTCCCTCACTCATTCCTGAGGTCAGGAGCAACTTTGCTTACGCCCTGTCCTCTCCGAGGGGCCCCGAAGATGTGGCCGCCGTTCCGGGCAGGATAACAACTGCCAGGGGCAGGATGTTTGCCCTGCCCCCGGAGTTCGGAGCGAGCAGCTTCACAGCGGGCATACTGGTGGAAGTCGGGAGGATAAGGCCCGAAATCAGGAGCGTTCTGAACATACGCTACGGCGGCGACATCGAGGAGGTTCTGGAGTCTGTCGGTTTCAAGGTCGCGAGGGTGAAGACGGGTGGTCTGTCCGAAGAGGAGGCCGTTAAAGCCATAGCGGCGGTTTTTGAGTCTGGAACCTACGACACCGTCGTGGATGAGGGGGGTTTAGGCGTCGAGCCGCTCACATACATCTTTGGCAGGGATCCCTTTGAGGTCGTCGATAAGCTCAGACGGCTGGTGAGAGCACTTGAAAAAGCTGAATGA
- the pyrB gene encoding aspartate carbamoyltransferase produces MDWKGRDVISVRDFSKGDIEFLLKVAERLEEELKKGPLDYARGKILATLFFEPSTRTRLSFESAMHRLGGSVIGFSSASSTSVKKGESLADTIKTVEQYSDVIVIRHPMEGAARLAAEVAEIPVINAGDGSNQHPTQTLLDLYTIKRAFGGIDGLTIGLLGDLKYGRTVHSLAEALAFYDVELYLISPELLRMPRYIVEELRGRGLTVHETTDLEGTIPELDVLYVTRIQRERFPDEEEYLKVKGSYQVNLSLLKNAKETLRVMHPLPRVDEIHPEVDRTEHALYFRQVFSGVPVRMALLGLALGVLG; encoded by the coding sequence ATGGACTGGAAAGGACGCGACGTGATAAGCGTTAGGGACTTCTCGAAAGGGGACATCGAGTTCCTTTTGAAGGTCGCCGAAAGGCTTGAGGAAGAGCTCAAGAAGGGCCCGCTCGACTACGCGAGGGGAAAGATCCTGGCGACGCTCTTCTTCGAGCCATCAACAAGAACCAGATTGAGCTTCGAGAGCGCGATGCACCGCCTTGGCGGTTCGGTCATAGGATTTTCCTCCGCCTCGAGCACGAGCGTCAAGAAGGGGGAGAGTCTCGCGGACACCATAAAGACCGTCGAGCAGTACAGCGACGTAATTGTCATCAGACACCCGATGGAGGGCGCCGCGAGGCTCGCAGCAGAGGTGGCTGAAATTCCAGTCATCAACGCCGGCGACGGGAGCAACCAGCACCCAACTCAAACTTTGCTCGACCTCTACACCATAAAGCGAGCCTTCGGGGGGATAGACGGCCTGACCATCGGCCTTCTGGGAGACCTAAAGTACGGGAGAACCGTTCACAGCCTGGCAGAGGCTTTAGCGTTCTATGACGTCGAACTGTACCTCATCTCGCCAGAGCTTTTGAGGATGCCGAGGTACATCGTTGAGGAACTCCGCGGGAGGGGCTTAACCGTTCACGAAACGACGGATTTGGAGGGGACTATACCGGAGCTCGATGTCCTCTACGTGACGAGGATACAACGCGAGCGCTTCCCCGACGAAGAGGAGTACCTGAAGGTGAAGGGGAGCTACCAGGTGAACCTCTCCCTCCTTAAGAACGCCAAGGAGACGCTCAGGGTAATGCACCCGCTCCCAAGGGTTGACGAGATCCACCCCGAAGTGGACAGGACAGAGCACGCCCTTTACTTCAGGCAGGTTTTCTCGGGCGTGCCGGTCAGGATGGCTCTTCTTGGATTGGCGCTCGGAGTTTTGGGGTGA
- the pyrI gene encoding aspartate carbamoyltransferase regulatory subunit has translation MPESLKIEVIPEGTVIDHIPAGKWLKVVEILGLTKPNGGTLLIASNVPSKKLGRKDIVKVEGRYLSEEEVNKIALIAPMATVNIVRDYKIVEKFKVSIPDEIVGILTCPNPNCVSNHEYVLPKFRIESREPLKLRCHYCERTVEGEEILGNL, from the coding sequence ATGCCGGAGAGCCTTAAGATTGAGGTCATCCCCGAGGGGACCGTCATAGACCACATCCCAGCCGGAAAGTGGCTGAAAGTGGTCGAGATACTCGGCCTCACGAAGCCCAACGGCGGGACGCTGCTCATAGCTTCGAACGTTCCCAGCAAGAAACTCGGGAGAAAGGACATAGTCAAGGTCGAGGGGCGCTACCTGAGCGAGGAGGAGGTCAACAAGATAGCGCTGATAGCACCGATGGCGACCGTCAACATCGTGAGGGACTACAAGATAGTCGAGAAGTTCAAGGTCTCGATACCGGACGAGATAGTTGGAATCCTGACCTGCCCGAATCCGAACTGCGTCAGCAACCACGAGTACGTTCTTCCGAAGTTCAGGATAGAGAGCAGGGAACCCCTCAAGCTCCGCTGCCACTACTGCGAGAGGACCGTTGAGGGCGAGGAGATACTCGGGAACCTTTGA
- a CDS encoding D-glucuronyl C5-epimerase family protein: MRKVAVSILVIVIVVISGCLGNHSQNAGTALPTHSGSNPPETSPAGTTTVAPTAPPERQDTSDHALLASLYPELEKELEQNRIISSLRPDAGYTVRVFAGMARERPLTPAEVEVLRATLRANNCYFSTHSPPEKSYHVISFSKERPLESVPYIGCSNFTSMLPFVYYKGRGFQYYPVTASNWAYHYLKTGQVKRAEALLSEMLPLMDEVNTSQGKAGVFRVYFSPPEGSPVPWTSSFSQGMLAGLYAWLYNETGNETYLNASRLLFNSFYIPLRDGGFLRETEYGTWFLEYPYRPGFLVLNGHIITMKGLWLYYRFTGDERALELFNEGLESVKKALRDCDTGEWSLYSVNGPEAREDYHRLHIRLLVWLYARTGDGIFLEYAEKWNGYLEKKGLKKENINALLQQVRYAP; the protein is encoded by the coding sequence ATGAGAAAAGTGGCTGTGTCAATTTTGGTTATTGTCATCGTTGTCATCTCAGGCTGTCTCGGGAACCATTCACAGAACGCCGGTACGGCTCTCCCCACCCACTCCGGGAGCAATCCCCCCGAAACCTCTCCTGCAGGAACCACCACGGTTGCCCCAACAGCACCTCCGGAAAGGCAGGACACAAGCGACCACGCCCTCCTTGCGTCACTATACCCGGAGCTGGAAAAAGAGCTGGAGCAGAACAGGATAATATCGTCCCTCCGGCCGGACGCGGGCTACACCGTCCGGGTCTTTGCGGGGATGGCGAGGGAGCGGCCCCTCACCCCGGCAGAGGTGGAGGTTCTCAGGGCAACCCTAAGGGCAAACAACTGCTACTTTTCAACCCATTCGCCACCAGAAAAAAGCTACCACGTCATCTCATTCTCAAAGGAGCGGCCCCTCGAAAGCGTTCCGTACATCGGATGCTCCAACTTCACCTCGATGCTGCCTTTCGTGTACTACAAGGGCAGGGGCTTCCAGTACTACCCAGTCACGGCCTCCAACTGGGCATACCACTACCTCAAAACGGGGCAGGTGAAGAGAGCTGAAGCACTCCTGAGCGAGATGCTGCCGCTCATGGATGAGGTCAACACGAGCCAAGGGAAAGCGGGCGTGTTCCGGGTCTACTTCTCACCACCAGAAGGCTCTCCGGTTCCCTGGACATCATCCTTCTCACAGGGCATGCTCGCCGGCCTCTACGCGTGGCTCTACAACGAGACCGGCAACGAGACGTACCTCAACGCCTCCAGGCTGCTCTTTAACTCCTTCTACATCCCGCTGAGAGACGGGGGATTCCTCAGGGAGACCGAATACGGTACGTGGTTCCTCGAATACCCGTACAGGCCCGGCTTCCTCGTCCTGAACGGCCACATAATCACGATGAAGGGCCTGTGGCTCTACTATCGCTTCACAGGCGACGAAAGGGCGCTTGAACTGTTCAACGAGGGACTGGAGAGCGTCAAGAAGGCCCTCCGGGACTGCGACACCGGTGAGTGGAGCCTCTACTCAGTGAACGGGCCGGAGGCGAGGGAGGACTACCACAGGCTCCACATAAGGCTCCTCGTCTGGCTCTATGCGCGGACGGGAGATGGTATCTTCCTGGAGTACGCTGAAAAGTGGAACGGCTACCTCGAAAAGAAAGGTCTGAAAAAGGAAAATATCAACGCGCTACTCCAGCAGGTGCGGTATGCGCCTTAG
- a CDS encoding AAA family ATPase, translated as MIVGVVGKIAAGKTTVAKFFEEKGFCRVSCSDPLIDLLTHNVSEYSWIPELPEKAEPTRGRLIEFGKYLKEKYGEDILIRLAVDKMRHCRNIVIDGVRSEGEIKAVKRLGGKVIYVEARPEVRFERLMKRKASKDKSIKSFDDFKAMDDAEERLYRTGELKGLADYVITNEGTLEELREKVGEIIEEVIG; from the coding sequence ATGATAGTGGGCGTCGTTGGAAAGATAGCCGCTGGAAAGACGACTGTCGCGAAGTTCTTCGAGGAGAAAGGCTTCTGCAGGGTTTCCTGCAGCGATCCGCTGATAGACCTGCTCACCCACAACGTCTCGGAATACTCCTGGATCCCGGAACTGCCGGAGAAGGCAGAGCCCACCAGGGGCAGGCTCATCGAGTTCGGGAAGTACCTGAAGGAGAAATATGGCGAGGACATCCTCATAAGGCTGGCAGTGGATAAGATGCGGCACTGCCGGAACATCGTCATAGACGGCGTCCGCTCGGAGGGGGAGATAAAAGCTGTCAAGAGGCTTGGGGGAAAGGTTATCTACGTTGAGGCGAGGCCGGAGGTAAGGTTCGAGCGTCTGATGAAGAGAAAGGCGAGCAAGGATAAGAGCATAAAGAGCTTCGATGACTTCAAAGCTATGGACGACGCCGAGGAGAGGCTCTACCGCACGGGCGAGCTGAAGGGCCTGGCCGACTATGTAATAACCAACGAGGGGACGCTGGAAGAGTTGAGGGAGAAAGTTGGGGAGATAATTGAGGAGGTGATTGGGTGA
- a CDS encoding lipopolysaccharide assembly protein LapB: MDKLKAYLIGFLAAVIAVAAGIVWYGGWKLLVQVILTLGFLGVTLMLLFFTGLTFYAESWKYGTILAIFTAISGYGLYLSATWQRLDIVAGIIVFFIAIVAFGIWYISEPDLGLVDRFKSPESLERAGKYKQAARKYEKAGNYLKAAEMYEKLGWMESAAWAYEKAGRYEKAAEIYEQLYEKEKDTYYLKEAHEYWKKAGNMERAAKALERYAEEEPWFWEDVAKLYEELGNEEKAREAWEKALEYYQKEAEEEGVFWEDVGNIARKLGREELAREAYQKFLEYCLKEAEADPMWWKHVAEAYDYLGEKERAEEARKKYEEYRERIMRANEETSKFPGDGGGEA, encoded by the coding sequence ATGGACAAGCTCAAGGCATATCTTATAGGCTTTTTAGCGGCGGTTATAGCTGTGGCCGCAGGGATAGTGTGGTACGGTGGTTGGAAGCTGTTGGTTCAGGTGATACTCACTCTCGGATTTCTCGGTGTCACGTTGATGTTGCTCTTCTTTACAGGACTGACGTTCTACGCCGAGAGCTGGAAATACGGGACGATACTCGCTATCTTTACGGCCATAAGCGGCTACGGCCTATACCTGAGTGCGACCTGGCAGAGGCTCGACATCGTGGCCGGCATTATAGTCTTCTTCATAGCCATTGTCGCCTTCGGCATCTGGTACATCAGCGAGCCCGACCTTGGACTGGTCGACCGCTTCAAGAGTCCGGAAAGCCTCGAAAGGGCCGGAAAGTACAAGCAGGCCGCCAGAAAGTACGAAAAGGCCGGCAACTACCTGAAGGCGGCCGAGATGTACGAGAAGCTCGGCTGGATGGAGAGCGCCGCCTGGGCCTACGAGAAGGCCGGGAGGTATGAAAAAGCCGCGGAGATTTACGAGCAGCTGTATGAGAAGGAGAAGGACACCTACTACCTCAAGGAGGCCCACGAGTACTGGAAGAAGGCCGGAAACATGGAGAGAGCAGCTAAAGCCCTTGAGAGGTACGCCGAGGAGGAACCGTGGTTCTGGGAGGACGTGGCAAAGCTCTACGAGGAGCTGGGCAACGAGGAGAAGGCCAGGGAGGCATGGGAGAAGGCATTGGAGTACTATCAGAAGGAGGCCGAAGAGGAGGGCGTCTTCTGGGAGGACGTCGGAAACATAGCGAGGAAACTCGGAAGGGAGGAGCTGGCCAGGGAGGCGTACCAGAAGTTCCTTGAGTACTGCCTGAAAGAGGCCGAGGCCGATCCGATGTGGTGGAAGCACGTCGCCGAGGCGTACGACTACCTTGGGGAAAAGGAGAGGGCAGAGGAGGCCAGAAAGAAGTACGAAGAGTACCGGGAGAGGATAATGAGGGCGAACGAGGAGACATCAAAGTTCCCCGGGGATGGGGGAGGGGAGGCCTGA
- the otg gene encoding methylated-DNA--protein-cysteine methyltransferase, whose protein sequence is MLSVESFEIAGRIIWIAVLWEEKIQGITFALDEVQFEKNTERLTGFLKGRRVNVDPTPETSPYPSLVRDVILGKTDNAEILPGLSFEGVTPFERRVYEWLTKNVKRGSVITYGSLAKALGTSPRAVGGAMRRNPYPIVVPCHRVVSRDGIGYYTPRLDEKVFLLEIEGVKEWTSSRHIL, encoded by the coding sequence ATGCTGAGCGTTGAGAGCTTTGAAATAGCTGGCAGAATCATCTGGATAGCAGTCCTCTGGGAAGAGAAAATCCAGGGGATAACTTTTGCCCTCGATGAGGTGCAGTTTGAGAAGAACACCGAGCGCCTGACGGGTTTTCTAAAGGGGCGTAGGGTTAATGTCGATCCAACCCCAGAAACCTCCCCATACCCCTCACTTGTCCGTGACGTTATCCTTGGGAAGACGGACAACGCCGAAATCCTGCCCGGGCTCTCCTTCGAGGGCGTAACACCTTTTGAGAGGCGGGTTTACGAATGGCTCACGAAAAACGTTAAAAGAGGGAGCGTTATAACCTATGGTAGCCTTGCGAAGGCACTCGGGACGTCCCCGAGGGCTGTGGGTGGCGCGATGAGGAGAAACCCGTACCCCATAGTCGTGCCCTGCCACAGGGTAGTCTCCCGTGATGGCATTGGATACTACACTCCAAGGCTCGATGAAAAGGTGTTCCTGCTCGAAATCGAGGGGGTGAAAGAATGGACAAGCTCAAGGCATATCTTATAG